One Tunturibacter gelidoferens genomic region harbors:
- a CDS encoding YncE family protein, which produces MKAKRTIPMALLIAFAMQALAQQSPPVPESSSLILTNAIPLPNEPGRIDHFALDPAGRVFVCIVGNDKVAVVETFSGKEIYSISVPRPQGAVYVPEFGKLFVGSRDGKLFIFDGTSYKLTGSINFFGDTDNVRYDQAAKRVYVGHGDGPDAGIAAVDPRTNQRLEEEYKLGAHPESFQLEASGQRIFVNLPDLKRIDVIDRKAGSISKWPMTKYQDNFAMALDERDHRLFVGAKTPARLVVLDTNTGQVVAALPSVADSDDLWYDAEYRRIYMPGGQGYISVFDQIGPDRYKLLEKVPPSLGARTACYAAKIGKKGAHRFFLDVPARSGRDAELWIYQAQESDQRKLLMVQRPEQWQRCGCPISRF; this is translated from the coding sequence GTGAAAGCAAAACGGACCATCCCTATGGCATTGCTCATCGCGTTTGCGATGCAAGCCTTAGCCCAGCAGTCGCCGCCGGTCCCGGAGAGTTCGTCCCTGATCCTGACCAACGCGATTCCCCTTCCAAACGAGCCGGGCCGCATCGACCACTTCGCACTGGATCCTGCCGGCCGCGTGTTTGTGTGCATCGTCGGAAACGACAAGGTGGCAGTCGTTGAGACCTTTTCCGGCAAGGAGATCTACTCCATCTCTGTGCCTCGTCCGCAGGGTGCGGTGTATGTGCCCGAATTCGGCAAGCTGTTCGTGGGAAGCCGCGATGGCAAGCTCTTTATCTTCGACGGAACCAGCTACAAACTCACTGGATCCATCAACTTCTTTGGCGATACGGACAACGTTCGCTACGACCAGGCAGCAAAGCGAGTTTATGTCGGCCATGGCGATGGTCCTGATGCCGGCATCGCAGCGGTCGACCCGCGCACGAACCAGCGGTTGGAGGAAGAGTACAAGCTTGGCGCGCATCCAGAATCCTTTCAGTTGGAGGCGTCAGGCCAACGCATCTTTGTCAACCTGCCGGACCTCAAGCGAATCGATGTCATCGATCGCAAGGCCGGCTCCATTTCGAAATGGCCGATGACAAAATACCAGGACAACTTCGCGATGGCGCTGGACGAGCGAGACCACCGCTTGTTTGTCGGGGCCAAGACGCCAGCGCGCCTTGTCGTGTTGGACACAAATACGGGCCAGGTGGTGGCCGCATTGCCCAGTGTCGCCGATAGTGACGACCTGTGGTACGACGCAGAGTACCGCCGTATCTATATGCCCGGAGGCCAGGGCTACATCAGTGTCTTCGATCAGATAGGCCCCGACCGATACAAGCTGCTCGAGAAAGTTCCACCCTCCCTAGGCGCCCGCACGGCCTGCTATGCGGCCAAGATCGGCAAGAAAGGGGCCCACCGATTCTTCCTGGATGTCCCCGCGCGCTCCGGCCGGGACGCGGAACTCTGGATTTATCAGGCACAGGAGAGCGACCAGAGAAAGCTCCTGATGGTGCAGAGGCCGGAACAATGGCAGAGATGCGGGTGTCCCATCTCTCGATTCTGA
- a CDS encoding bifunctional 3-(3-hydroxy-phenyl)propionate/3-hydroxycinnamic acid hydroxylase codes for MGAGPTGLTLANILGRAGLRVVVLERNESTVRSPRAVSIDDESLRTMQAIGLVEEVMRDVAADYGSHYFTAGGRCFLRVEPTTREYGFPRRNAFTQPRLEATLLMGAKRFTNVTLLFSHTVEEIDESADAVAVRARSENGEDVWVRAAYVVGCDGAKSFCRKRIGAELIGSTYRQRWLIVDLESTKERLRQTRVVCDPERPLITLPGPRGIRRYEFMLRDGEDDAEATQPEFVHRLLTAHGPDKDSPVVRAQVYVFHARSADTWNTDRIFLAGDAAHLSPPFAGQGLNSGLRDAYNLGWKLAAVVRGDLGPRLLLTYSEERKPHALALIQLAVNMGRIFAPRSRLQAFLIQNGFLMTRFAPRVHAYFAQMKYKPKPFYESGFFDLSGQGRLVGRMLPQPLVETGDGRKILLDERLGDSCRLIAYGPDAQKRLQEACQLDFGLEDPRPLAILPSIYNPDPGASPEIEVARDVNGTMSSFVEGEDTVVMMLRPDRYVAAATCGSLVEMADRTRRMFRSMVRNAGLDPL; via the coding sequence ATCGGCGCGGGTCCCACCGGGCTCACGCTGGCGAATATCCTAGGTCGTGCCGGATTGCGCGTGGTTGTGCTGGAGCGCAACGAAAGCACCGTCCGCAGCCCCCGCGCGGTTTCGATCGACGACGAGTCGCTGCGCACCATGCAGGCGATTGGTTTGGTGGAAGAGGTAATGCGTGATGTGGCGGCCGACTATGGGTCGCACTATTTCACCGCTGGCGGCCGCTGCTTTCTCCGGGTTGAGCCGACCACGCGCGAATATGGATTTCCTCGGCGCAACGCGTTCACGCAGCCGCGGCTCGAAGCGACTCTCCTGATGGGTGCGAAACGATTCACGAACGTCACTCTGCTCTTCTCGCACACGGTGGAGGAGATCGACGAGAGCGCCGATGCGGTCGCGGTTCGGGCGCGCTCGGAAAACGGCGAAGATGTCTGGGTTCGGGCGGCTTACGTCGTCGGCTGCGACGGGGCAAAGAGCTTCTGTCGCAAACGCATCGGCGCGGAGCTGATCGGCTCCACCTATCGGCAACGTTGGCTGATCGTGGACCTGGAGAGCACCAAAGAGCGCCTGCGGCAGACGCGGGTCGTTTGCGATCCTGAGCGTCCGCTGATTACACTGCCCGGGCCTCGCGGCATTCGCCGATACGAGTTCATGCTGCGAGACGGCGAAGATGATGCAGAGGCGACCCAGCCTGAGTTCGTACACAGACTGCTGACCGCTCATGGCCCGGACAAGGATTCGCCCGTCGTGCGTGCGCAGGTGTACGTCTTCCATGCGCGGAGCGCCGATACGTGGAACACCGATCGCATCTTTCTAGCCGGCGATGCGGCACATCTCTCTCCGCCATTCGCGGGGCAGGGCCTGAACAGTGGGCTGCGAGACGCATACAACCTGGGCTGGAAGTTGGCAGCGGTCGTCCGGGGCGATCTTGGCCCAAGGCTATTGCTTACTTACTCTGAAGAGCGCAAGCCGCATGCGCTCGCGCTGATCCAGCTCGCCGTCAACATGGGCCGCATCTTCGCGCCCAGGTCGCGTTTGCAAGCCTTCCTCATTCAGAATGGGTTCCTTATGACGCGGTTTGCACCGCGGGTGCACGCCTACTTCGCACAGATGAAGTACAAGCCAAAGCCCTTTTACGAAAGCGGATTTTTCGACCTGTCCGGACAAGGGAGGCTCGTCGGCCGCATGCTGCCCCAGCCTCTGGTGGAGACTGGCGACGGACGGAAGATTCTCCTCGACGAACGATTGGGCGATAGCTGCCGTCTGATCGCGTATGGGCCGGATGCGCAGAAGCGATTGCAGGAGGCTTGCCAGCTCGACTTCGGCCTCGAAGATCCTCGGCCGCTCGCCATTTTGCCAAGCATCTACAATCCCGACCCCGGCGCTTCCCCTGAGATCGAAGTGGCGCGGGACGTGAACGGAACGATGTCATCTTTTGTAGAAGGCGAGGACACGGTCGTGATGATGCTTCGACCGGATCGATATGTTGCTGCTGCGACGTGCGGATCGCTGGTCGAGATGGCCGATCGAACGCGACGGATGTTCCGCTCTATGGTGCGGAATGCAGGATTGGATCCGCTTTAG
- a CDS encoding IclR family transcriptional regulator, whose product MSGIDRYFSVLTLFSEEKSVWTVQAIALAVGVPASTVYRTVRELTRVNMLELAYEGHYRLGAAFVEFDRRARLTDPMVQLIGPMLSELVQQVGVPCVSVLARLYGDTVMCVADARNSGSSVHTSYERGRPRPLTRGATSKVILAQLTARRLTKLLAAKPSDQIAAANEANFRSELAAIRRNGYCVSHGEVDRGIVGVAVPVFLAEQALVASLSIMIEEVSFDESLERRLVLLLVSSVALAKEQLGRRVPAVSPGEPADNLG is encoded by the coding sequence ATGTCTGGAATTGATCGATACTTCAGCGTTCTCACGCTCTTTTCCGAAGAGAAGAGCGTCTGGACCGTGCAGGCGATAGCGCTCGCGGTCGGTGTGCCCGCGAGCACGGTGTACCGGACGGTGCGGGAACTGACGCGCGTGAATATGCTTGAGCTTGCCTACGAAGGGCACTACCGGCTGGGTGCCGCGTTTGTGGAGTTCGACCGCCGTGCGCGGTTGACGGACCCGATGGTGCAGCTGATCGGACCGATGCTCTCCGAGCTTGTGCAGCAGGTTGGCGTTCCGTGTGTCAGCGTGCTGGCGCGTCTCTACGGCGATACGGTAATGTGCGTCGCCGACGCGCGCAACTCCGGCAGCTCCGTGCACACAAGCTACGAGCGCGGACGCCCGCGGCCGTTGACCCGGGGCGCAACGTCGAAAGTTATCCTCGCGCAACTGACCGCACGGCGACTGACGAAGCTGCTGGCCGCCAAGCCTTCCGATCAGATCGCGGCGGCGAATGAAGCTAACTTCCGCAGCGAACTGGCGGCGATTCGGAGGAACGGCTACTGCGTCTCGCATGGAGAGGTCGACCGCGGGATTGTGGGCGTGGCCGTGCCGGTGTTTCTTGCGGAACAGGCGCTCGTCGCGAGTCTCAGCATCATGATTGAAGAAGTCTCGTTCGATGAGTCTCTCGAACGCCGCCTCGTTCTTCTGCTGGTCTCGTCGGTGGCGCTGGCGAAAGAACAATTGGGACGGCGTGTTCCTGCCGTTTCGCCGGGTGAGCCCGCAGACAATCTTGGATAA
- a CDS encoding fumarylacetoacetate hydrolase family protein, with translation MAFITFEASSRASYGILRQDGVFDLGVRIGAVLPDLKSLVAAEGLGLLPSIPKANTTDYAFGQFTYLPVIPNPGKILCVGLNYEEHRVETGRAATENPAIFTRFADTLTGHDTPIVLPPNSAALDYEGELAVVIGRSGFRVKEGDAMELVGGFAIFNDATLRDWQRHTTQFTPGKNFPRTGAFGPSLLTLEEAGPLENKRIETLLNETVMQEAELGDMIFSIPRIIAYLTAFTRLSPGDVIATGTPGGVGFKREPQIFMKAGDRVEVTIEGLGTLRNTIEREPETGSSHVWN, from the coding sequence GTGGCATTTATTACATTTGAAGCATCGAGTCGGGCCAGCTACGGGATTCTGCGACAGGACGGCGTATTCGATCTCGGAGTTCGCATCGGCGCTGTTCTGCCGGACTTGAAGTCGTTGGTGGCGGCCGAAGGGCTTGGTCTTCTTCCATCGATTCCAAAGGCAAACACAACCGATTACGCCTTCGGCCAGTTCACCTATCTGCCGGTGATTCCGAACCCCGGCAAGATACTGTGTGTGGGGCTGAACTACGAAGAGCATCGGGTGGAGACCGGAAGAGCCGCCACTGAGAATCCGGCGATCTTCACACGCTTCGCCGACACACTGACCGGACACGATACGCCGATCGTCTTGCCGCCGAACTCGGCCGCATTGGACTATGAAGGGGAGCTGGCGGTGGTAATCGGCAGGTCCGGCTTTCGGGTGAAAGAGGGAGACGCGATGGAGTTGGTGGGTGGATTTGCGATCTTCAACGATGCGACGCTTCGGGACTGGCAGCGGCATACAACGCAGTTCACGCCGGGGAAGAACTTTCCTCGCACCGGCGCCTTCGGTCCTTCGCTTCTGACGCTGGAAGAGGCCGGACCGCTCGAAAACAAGCGCATCGAGACGCTGCTGAACGAAACGGTCATGCAGGAGGCAGAGCTCGGAGACATGATCTTTTCGATTCCGCGCATCATTGCCTATCTGACTGCCTTCACGAGGCTTTCGCCGGGGGATGTCATCGCGACCGGCACTCCCGGCGGTGTGGGGTTCAAGCGAGAGCCGCAGATCTTCATGAAAGCTGGCGATCGAGTCGAAGTAACGATCGAAGGGCTTGGGACACTCCGTAACACGATTGAACGAGAGCCGGAAACAGGCTCCAGTCATGTCTGGAATTGA
- a CDS encoding VOC family protein, whose product MSLTALQASAYLHHLHFTTPQPERLAAFYADVMDMNVELLAEDLRLAAGPGRRVLLSTGEAKRLACAGFAVRDAEALTGLRELAERMELQPRTVGSRLFETDAFAVIDPDGNILHFGLARTSAAIPKGIRGPLQHLTLASRNIEAIEEFYSGKLGFGVSDRVIRDDGKLMTSFMRGNHEHHNLACFFQDRQGVDHHSYEAGEWDTIRDWADHLASKGISLMWGPGRHGPGNNLFIFIVDPDGNWIEISAELEVVHDRPVKTWPHAERTVNLWGRGILRA is encoded by the coding sequence ATGTCCCTTACGGCGCTTCAAGCCTCCGCGTACCTGCACCACCTGCACTTCACAACACCGCAGCCGGAGCGCCTTGCAGCGTTTTATGCAGACGTGATGGATATGAACGTCGAGCTTCTCGCTGAGGATCTCCGGTTGGCGGCAGGGCCCGGGCGGCGAGTTCTCCTCTCTACCGGCGAGGCGAAGAGGCTTGCCTGTGCAGGCTTCGCCGTCCGCGATGCGGAAGCGCTCACCGGCCTCCGCGAACTCGCCGAGCGGATGGAGTTGCAACCGCGTACGGTGGGCAGCCGGTTGTTCGAGACGGATGCTTTCGCGGTAATCGATCCGGATGGGAACATTCTCCACTTTGGACTTGCACGTACTTCTGCAGCGATACCGAAGGGAATTCGCGGACCGTTGCAACATCTCACGCTGGCTTCGCGAAACATCGAGGCGATCGAGGAGTTTTACTCGGGCAAGTTGGGCTTTGGGGTTTCGGACCGGGTTATCCGCGACGATGGGAAGCTGATGACATCCTTCATGCGAGGCAATCATGAACATCACAACCTGGCCTGCTTCTTTCAGGATCGCCAGGGGGTCGACCACCACTCGTATGAGGCTGGCGAGTGGGATACGATCCGCGACTGGGCGGATCATCTGGCCAGCAAGGGCATCTCGCTGATGTGGGGTCCTGGCAGACATGGGCCGGGCAATAATCTGTTTATTTTTATCGTCGATCCGGACGGCAACTGGATCGAAATCTCGGCGGAATTGGAGGTCGTGCACGATCGTCCGGTCAAGACATGGCCTCATGCGGAGCGCACAGTCAATCTTTGGGGACGCGGCATTCTGAGAGCGTAG
- a CDS encoding class II aldolase/adducin family protein, translating into MDNSDERIAGQVKELVAANHVLFARGVVDGFGHVSVRHAIDPARFLLSRSMAPALVASGDILTYDLEGREVRDDTRPSYIERFIHSEVYRARPDVMAVVHSHSPAVIPFSVVKSATIRPVYHLAGFLGESTPVYEIREDAGDSTDLLIRDSRLGAALSRCLKQHVAVLLRGHGSTVVGENLRQAVFRAVYLEMNARIQADALQLGEVTYLTAEEAAAAAITNERQMDRAWDLWLWEAERHRSIYT; encoded by the coding sequence ATGGACAATTCAGACGAAAGGATCGCAGGACAGGTCAAAGAGCTGGTTGCGGCCAACCACGTTCTCTTCGCGCGCGGGGTTGTGGACGGCTTTGGGCACGTGAGTGTTCGTCACGCCATTGACCCAGCCAGGTTTCTGTTGTCCCGGAGTATGGCGCCCGCGCTCGTGGCTTCGGGAGACATCCTGACCTATGACCTGGAGGGCAGGGAAGTCCGGGATGACACGCGGCCCAGCTATATTGAACGATTCATCCATAGTGAGGTCTACCGTGCCCGGCCGGATGTAATGGCGGTGGTTCATAGCCACTCGCCCGCCGTGATCCCGTTTTCTGTCGTAAAGAGCGCGACGATTCGCCCGGTGTACCATCTTGCCGGATTTTTGGGGGAGAGCACGCCCGTTTACGAGATTCGTGAGGACGCAGGGGATTCGACCGACCTGCTCATTCGAGATTCCCGGCTTGGCGCTGCGCTTTCGCGATGCCTCAAACAGCACGTGGCTGTGCTGCTGCGCGGTCACGGCTCGACCGTAGTTGGAGAGAACCTAAGACAAGCGGTGTTTCGAGCCGTGTACCTGGAGATGAATGCGCGCATTCAAGCAGACGCGCTTCAGCTTGGCGAGGTCACTTACCTTACCGCAGAAGAGGCCGCTGCGGCAGCAATAACGAACGAGCGGCAGATGGATCGTGCGTGGGACCTGTGGCTGTGGGAGGCGGAGCGGCACCGCTCCATCTACACGTAG
- a CDS encoding amidohydrolase family protein — protein MTQKLDCPVIAIEEHYWDAELASHFSGSEGSRSGRIEERLRDFGGDRIADMDSAGIDLCVLSHGSPSAQKLSAEIAVPLVERVNDRLAAALAANPRFAAFAALPTILPEAAADELERCVAMGFKGAMVHGMTGGEFLDLKKFHPIYARAEKLNVAIYMHPSLPHPAVIEAYYKDYLADFPMLARPAWGYGVEAGTQGLRMVLSGVFERYPKLKIILGHLGETLPFQLWRIDQALSRSGQKSVHFREVFTNNFWITTSGFFSTPALLCCVQEIGAERILFSVDWPFISDSKPAVDWMKGVPLPATDKAKILSGNASSLLKL, from the coding sequence ATGACGCAAAAACTCGACTGCCCAGTGATCGCGATCGAAGAGCACTATTGGGACGCGGAACTCGCATCTCACTTCTCCGGCTCGGAAGGATCTCGATCCGGCCGGATCGAAGAGAGGCTCCGCGATTTCGGCGGCGACCGCATCGCCGACATGGACTCGGCCGGCATCGACCTGTGCGTGTTGTCGCACGGCTCACCCTCCGCACAGAAGTTGTCCGCGGAGATCGCGGTTCCGCTCGTCGAACGAGTGAACGACCGGCTTGCCGCGGCGCTCGCAGCCAACCCCCGCTTCGCGGCGTTCGCGGCGCTGCCGACCATCCTGCCCGAAGCAGCAGCCGACGAGCTCGAGCGCTGTGTTGCCATGGGCTTCAAGGGCGCGATGGTCCACGGCATGACCGGCGGCGAGTTTCTCGACCTCAAAAAATTCCACCCCATCTATGCCCGCGCCGAAAAGCTGAATGTGGCCATCTACATGCATCCATCGCTGCCGCACCCGGCGGTCATCGAGGCTTACTACAAGGATTACCTCGCCGACTTCCCGATGCTGGCCCGGCCTGCCTGGGGATACGGTGTAGAGGCGGGAACCCAGGGGCTGCGGATGGTCCTATCCGGCGTCTTCGAGCGCTACCCGAAGCTCAAGATCATTCTCGGGCATCTGGGCGAGACCTTGCCGTTTCAGCTCTGGCGCATCGACCAGGCCCTGTCCCGCTCCGGACAAAAATCGGTCCACTTCCGCGAGGTATTCACCAACAACTTCTGGATCACCACCAGCGGTTTCTTCTCGACGCCCGCGCTGCTCTGTTGTGTGCAGGAGATCGGGGCCGAACGAATCCTGTTCAGCGTCGATTGGCCATTCATCTCAGACAGCAAGCCCGCCGTCGACTGGATGAAAGGCGTCCCGCTCCCGGCAACGGACAAAGCGAAGATCCTGAGCGGCAATGCCAGCTCGCTCCTCAAACTGTAG
- a CDS encoding nucleoside triphosphate pyrophosphohydrolase family protein, producing MDTNRLGTQNPVTVALYGLAGETGSIHTLYKKRLRDGDQFTGFREKVKEELGDILWYLTAIAKLEDLSLEDIAVHNLEKTTSRWLPTGEDDWVDFDEHFPPGEQLPRLFTAQFVASVEDGVSKVEVFIDGERLGAKLNDNSYEADGYRFHDILHMTCAALLGWSPVIRALMKRKRKSDKQTDKVEDGGRAIVTDEALAALVFNYAFRHTYLEEIKVLGW from the coding sequence ATGGATACAAACCGCCTCGGTACGCAAAATCCTGTGACCGTCGCACTCTACGGCCTTGCGGGAGAAACCGGCTCGATCCACACGCTGTATAAGAAGAGACTGCGAGACGGCGATCAGTTCACCGGATTTCGAGAGAAAGTCAAAGAAGAGCTGGGCGATATTCTTTGGTATCTCACAGCAATTGCAAAGTTGGAAGACCTATCGCTTGAAGACATCGCTGTTCACAATCTTGAGAAGACGACTTCGAGATGGTTGCCGACAGGTGAAGACGACTGGGTGGATTTCGATGAACACTTCCCCCCTGGGGAGCAATTACCGCGCCTCTTCACAGCGCAGTTTGTTGCTTCCGTAGAGGACGGAGTATCGAAGGTGGAAGTCTTCATCGATGGAGAGCGGCTGGGAGCGAAGCTAAACGACAATTCCTACGAGGCTGACGGCTACCGTTTCCATGACATCCTTCACATGACCTGCGCCGCACTGTTGGGCTGGTCTCCGGTGATTAGGGCTTTGATGAAGCGCAAGAGAAAGAGCGACAAACAAACAGACAAAGTCGAAGATGGCGGTCGGGCGATTGTGACGGATGAGGCATTGGCAGCGCTCGTGTTTAACTATGCATTTCGTCACACCTACTTAGAGGAAATCAAGGTCCTCGGTTGGTAG
- a CDS encoding alpha-amylase family glycosyl hydrolase translates to MLSIPFLKRGSRRAKIAAVGPLRLSLTGDFASVLLLFTVTSPVQCQKPIMSKIDPPNWWTGLPDPMLLVYGEHLDGARFSLGDSKATISKMQVSANGHWAFLRLEEHAAGPGSLLLTVTNDKGSASVPYELANRTTGRQGPKGFSANDSFYLIMTDRFADGDAKNNVQPGMPYDRMDPHAWHGGDIKGVLDHLGYLRDLGTSTVWLTPVQQNHERESYHGYGATDLYSVDEHFGSLDNLKTLANSLHQQGMKLVLDTVPNHVGPNHPWVNDSPTPDWFHGTKIAHRPASGVFPALMDPHASQDEVRNVQDGWFVDLLPDMNQENPLVSAYLIQNAMWWIEQTSADGLRLDTFPYVGRQFWHDFHKELFDQYPRLTTVGEVFNETYVLPPAVNAFFAGGSQIGKTTPIDTRLYTPFDYPLYGVLRNVILRDAPMTDLDLLFRQDTLYPHPERLVTLLGSHDTDRFMNDPAATPEKLQLAFGIILTMRGTPVIYSGDEIGMTGGHDPDNRRDFLGGFPSSPASTGAFDSHTRTPEQSLIHDWVKNLLSIRKSSPELSGGEQQIIESDLKTIAFVRGSGLSSGCDTQHGRMLVLLNKSAKPAELSLATNGTSLANCKSSSVLLGEQESIKLQDQRVKAELPPFSTTILRVN, encoded by the coding sequence ATGCTTTCGATTCCATTCCTCAAGCGCGGATCACGCCGAGCGAAGATTGCAGCCGTCGGACCGCTGCGCCTCTCCTTGACAGGAGACTTCGCCTCCGTCCTCCTGCTGTTCACTGTCACCTCGCCAGTCCAGTGCCAGAAACCGATCATGTCAAAGATCGACCCTCCGAACTGGTGGACGGGATTGCCGGATCCGATGCTCCTCGTCTATGGCGAGCACCTCGACGGAGCAAGATTTTCACTCGGCGATTCCAAAGCAACGATCAGCAAAATGCAGGTCTCGGCAAATGGCCACTGGGCGTTTCTCCGGCTCGAGGAACACGCGGCGGGACCAGGATCTTTGCTTCTGACCGTGACGAACGATAAAGGTTCGGCCTCTGTACCCTATGAATTGGCCAACCGGACGACCGGAAGACAGGGGCCGAAAGGCTTCTCCGCAAACGACTCTTTTTACCTGATCATGACGGATCGCTTCGCAGACGGCGATGCAAAGAACAATGTGCAGCCCGGTATGCCGTACGACCGAATGGACCCGCATGCATGGCATGGTGGAGACATCAAGGGAGTTCTCGACCACCTCGGATACCTTCGAGACCTGGGAACAAGCACCGTTTGGCTGACTCCGGTACAGCAAAACCACGAGCGCGAAAGCTATCACGGATACGGTGCAACAGATTTGTATTCCGTCGACGAGCACTTCGGGAGTCTCGACAATCTGAAGACGCTGGCTAACTCTTTGCATCAGCAAGGCATGAAACTTGTGCTTGATACGGTTCCCAACCATGTCGGGCCAAATCACCCGTGGGTCAACGACTCGCCGACGCCCGACTGGTTTCACGGGACGAAGATCGCCCATCGGCCGGCTTCTGGAGTCTTCCCCGCGCTGATGGACCCACATGCGAGTCAGGACGAGGTTCGCAACGTCCAAGACGGCTGGTTCGTCGATCTGCTCCCAGACATGAACCAGGAGAACCCCTTAGTCAGCGCTTACCTGATCCAGAATGCCATGTGGTGGATTGAGCAAACGTCCGCTGACGGGCTTCGCCTGGACACCTTCCCTTACGTCGGCCGCCAGTTCTGGCATGACTTCCACAAAGAACTGTTCGATCAATATCCCAGGCTGACGACCGTGGGGGAAGTCTTCAACGAGACATACGTTCTCCCTCCTGCGGTCAACGCCTTCTTTGCAGGTGGAAGCCAGATAGGAAAGACCACACCGATAGACACCCGCCTCTACACCCCGTTCGATTATCCCCTTTATGGAGTCCTCCGCAATGTAATCTTGCGCGATGCTCCGATGACGGATCTCGACCTGCTTTTCCGTCAGGATACACTCTATCCGCATCCAGAGCGCCTTGTTACGCTCCTGGGTAGTCACGATACAGACCGTTTCATGAATGATCCGGCCGCAACGCCGGAGAAGCTTCAACTGGCCTTCGGAATCATCCTGACCATGCGTGGAACACCAGTGATCTATTCCGGTGACGAGATTGGAATGACTGGGGGCCATGATCCCGATAACCGGCGAGACTTCCTTGGCGGCTTTCCTTCCTCACCAGCATCGACGGGTGCTTTCGATTCTCACACCCGAACGCCCGAGCAATCCCTCATTCATGATTGGGTCAAAAACCTACTGAGCATCCGCAAGTCTTCCCCAGAATTAAGCGGAGGCGAGCAGCAAATCATCGAGTCGGACCTGAAGACAATTGCTTTCGTCAGGGGCTCCGGTCTTAGCTCAGGGTGTGACACCCAGCACGGGAGAATGCTCGTCTTGCTGAACAAAAGTGCAAAGCCTGCAGAACTCTCACTGGCGACAAACGGAACGTCTTTAGCCAATTGCAAATCGTCCTCGGTGCTTCTTGGGGAGCAGGAATCGATTAAGCTCCAGGACCAACGGGTCAAGGCTGAACTTCCGCCTTTCAGCACCACGATCCTACGAGTCAACTAG